From one Neovison vison isolate M4711 chromosome 1, ASM_NN_V1, whole genome shotgun sequence genomic stretch:
- the LOC122902390 gene encoding LOW QUALITY PROTEIN: uncharacterized protein LOC122902390 (The sequence of the model RefSeq protein was modified relative to this genomic sequence to represent the inferred CDS: substituted 2 bases at 2 genomic stop codons), whose product MPRGNGAFGARPVSEGYATLTATTPLSLTLSHWNDVRDQANNQSVEIRKKKWVTFCSSEWPTFNAATEEQEPVSPASPIAGRLRDRRAQPPSPASQAFPLREGPNGRPQYWPFTASDLYNWKQHNPPFSKDPVALTNLIESILVTHQPTWDDCQQLLQTLLTSEEKQRVLLEARKNVPGDDGRPTQLPSEIDTAFPLTRPNWDFATPAGREHLRLYRQLLIAGLRAAARRPTNLAQVKQVIQGKEETPSAFLERLKEAYRMYTPYDPDDEGQATSVSMSFIWQSSPDIRSKLQRLEGLQGYTLSDLLKEAEKVFNKRETPEEKEERMWLRMKEAQDERDKKRSKELTKVLATVVTQGQNREGVRLGEREQRGTKLDKDQCAYCKERGHWARECPKNPKSLRGPPMPKPLTSLLTLEDXGGRGQEPPTEPRITLSVGGQPVTFLVDTGAQHSVLTQTLGPLSNRTAWVQGATGGKNYWWTTERRVQLATDKVTHSFLHVPDCPYPLLGRDLLTKLKAQIHFNPEGAAITGPNGGPLQVLTLHLEEEYRLYEPEQSSEIQNEAXLKEFPTAWAETGGMGMARQQPPLLIQLKTTATPVSIKQYPMSHEARQGIRPHIKRLPDQGILIPCRSPWNTPLLPVKKPGTGDYRPVQDLREVNKRVEDIHPSVPNPYNLLSTLPPSHGWYTVLELKDAFFCLRLHPVSQPLFAFEWRDPDLGLSGQLTWTRLPQGFKNSPTLFDEALHRDLADFRVQHPSLVLLQYVDDLLLAANSKENCLNGTRALLRALGQLGYRASAKKAQICQKQVTYLGYQLREGQRWLTEARKQTILCIPTPTTPRQLRGFLGTAGFCRLWIPGFAEMAAPLYPLTKQGAQFHWGKEQQQAFSNIKKALLESPALGLPDVTKAFELFIDEKQGYAKGVLTQRLGPWKRPVAYLSKKLDPVAAGWPPCLRMVAAIAILVKDAGKLTLGQSLTILAPHAVEALVKQPPDRWLSNARLTHYQAMLLDTDRVQFGPVVALNPATLLPLPEAMETHDCLQILAEVHGTRKDLTDQPLMGADYTWYTDGSSFLHNGEQRAGAAVTNETEVIWSKKLSPGTSAQRAELIALTQALQMAKGKKLNVYTDSRYAFATAHIHGEIYRRRGLLTSEGREIKNKPEILALLKALFLPQKLSIMHCPGHQKNNSPVARGNQLADQAAKEAALGEKETGPILTLSIWPPQENNKPMEYSSEDQELLKKMGATWDPQKGAYTMDEKIVMPTSYSRHIVQSLHSLTHLSENKIKTLLNNEHQPYLLLNQDKVLRSIIKNCLVCAQVNTRKTYAAPGVRVRGHRPGIHWEIDFTEVKPGLYGYRYLLVFVDTFSGWVEAFPTKHETSNVVTKKLLEDIFPRYGIPQVLGTDNGPAFVSQPTSRHSRSFRERSGGHWLQLIGSS is encoded by the exons ATGCCCCGGGGCaacggggcatttggagctcggcCTGTATCGGAGGGATACGCgaccttg ACAGCGACTACCCCCTTAAGTCTGACCCTAAGTCACTGGAACGACGTCCGGGACCAGGCAAACAACCAGTCGGTGGAAATACGGAAAAAGAAATGGGTCACCTTCTGTTCCTCCGAATGGCCCACTTTCAAT GCTGCAACAGAAGAGCAAGAGCCTGTTTCGCCGGCGTCACCCATTGCGGGGCGACTCAGGGACCGACGCGCGCAGCCACCAAGCCCAGCCTCCCAAGCTTTCCCCTTGAGGGAAGGTCCTAATGGTCGGCCACAGTACTGGCCCTTTACTGCTTCTGACCTCTATAACTGGAAGCAACATAACCCTCCCTTCTCTAAGGACCCCGTCGCCCTGACTAACTTGATTGAATCTATTCTAGTTACCCATCAACCCACTTGGGATGATTGTCAACAGTTGTTGCAGACTCTGCTGACCtcagaggaaaagcagagagtcCTCCTGGAAGCCCGAAAGAATGTACCAGGCGATGATGGGCGACCAACCCAGTTGCCCAGTGAGATCGACACAGCTTTTCCCTTAACCCGCCCAAATTGGGATTTCGCCACACCTGCAGGTAGGGAGCACCTTCGTCTCTATCGCCAGTTGCTCATAGCGGGTCTCCGAGCAGCCGCGAGACGGCCCActaatttggctcaggttaagcaggtaatacagggaaaggaagaaacaccTTCTGCCTTTCTAGAGAGACTTAAGGAGGCTTATAGGATGTACACCCCGTATGACCCTGATGATGAAGGGCAAGCAACTAGTGTATCAATGTCCTTTATCTGGCAGTCAAGCCCTGACATTAGGAGCAAATTACAGAGATTAGAAGGGCTACAGGGGTATACACTTTCTGACTTattaaaagaggcagaaaaggtgttcaataagagagaaactccagaagagaaagaggaaagaatgtggttAAGAATGAAAGAGGCACAGGACGAAAGAGATAAAAAGCGGAGCAAGGAATTGACTAAGGTATTGGCCACCGTAGTTACTCAGGGACAGAACAGAGAGGGAGTCAGACTGGGAGAGCGAGAACAAAGAGGGaccaaactagacaaagaccaGTGTGCCtattgtaaggaaagaggacactgggcACGAGAGTGTCCCAAGAACCCCAAGAGTCTCAGAGGACCCCCGATGCCCAAGCCACTGACTTCCCTACTGACGTTGGAAGACTAGGGAGGTCGGGGCCAGGAGCCCCCCACTGAGCCCAGGATAACTTTAAGCGTCGGGGGGCAGCCAGTTACCTTCCTAGTAGACACCGGGGCCCAGCATTCAGTCCTAACCCAGACCCTAGGACCACTCAGCAACCGAACtgcttgggtacaaggagcaaccGGAGGAAAGAACTATTGGTGGACCACGGAACGCAGGGTCCAGCTGGCTACCGATAAGGTGACACATTCATTTTTACACGTACCCGATTGCCCCTACCCGTTACTGGGAAGAGACCTTCTAACCAAATTAAAGGCCCAAATCCACTTCAACCCGGAAGGGGCGGCAATAACAGGCCCCAATGGGGGACCCTTACAGGTACTAACCCTCCATTTGGAGGAGGAATACAGACTATATGAACCTGAACAATCCTCAGAGATCCAAAATGAAGCCTGACTAAAAGAATTCCCTACGGCCTGGGCGGAAACAGGGGGCATGGGAATGGCTCGTCAACAGCCCCCTCTCTTAATCCAACTCAAGACAACAGCCACCCCAGTGTCAATAAAGCAGTACCCAATGTCTCATGAAGCCCGCCAAGGCATAAGGCCCCATATTAAGAGACTTCCCGATCAAGGAATCCTAATTCCCTGCCGGTCACCTTGGAATACACCTCTCTTACCAGTAAAGAAACCCGGCACAGGAGATTACCGGCCAGTACAGGATCTGAGAGAAGTTAACAAAAGAGTTGAGGACATACATCCCTCCGTGCCCAATCCATATAATCTACTGAgcaccctgcccccttcccatggATGGTATACGGTGCTAGAATTGAAAGATGCCTTTTTCTGTTTAAGGCTACATCCGGTGAGCCAACCACTCTTCGCCTTTGAGTGGAGGGACCCAGATCTAGGGCTTTCAGGACAGTTAACTTGGACCCGGCTTCCCCAGGGTTTCAAGAACAGTCCCACTCTGTTTGACGAGGCGCTGCACAGAGACTTAGCTGATTTCCGGGTGCAGCATCCCTCCCTAGTTCTTCTTCAATATGTCGATGATCTCCTCTTGGCTGCTAACTCCAAGGAAAACTGCCTGAACGGCACTAGAGCCCTCTTACGGGCACTGGGACAATTAGGGTACCGGGCCTCAGCTAAAAAGGCCCAGATATGCCAAAAACAAGTCACCTACTTGGGATATCAGCTaagagaaggacagagatggcTCACTGAGGCACGGAAGCAGACTATTCTCTGCATTCCCACACCCACCACCCCACGCCAACTAAGGGGATTTCTGGGAACTGCTGGATTTTGCCGCCTATGGATCCCTGGGTTTGCGGAAATGGCAGCCCCTTTATACCCCCTCACTAAGCAAGGGGCTCAGTTCCACTGGGGCAAGGAGCAACAACAGGCCTTTTCCAACATCAAAAAGGCTTTACTGGAATCCCCAGCTCTGGGACTCCCAGATGTGACCAAGGCCTTTGAACTGTTTATAGATGAAAAACAGGGCTATGCCAAGGGAGTACTAACCCAAAGGCTAGGGCCTTGGAAGCGCCCGGTGGCCTACCTGTCAAAGAAATTAGACCCTGTGGCCGCTGGTTGGCCACCCTGTCTGCGAATGGTGGCTGCCATCGCCATCCTAGTCAAGGACGCAGGCAAGCTAACTTTGGGCCAGTCACTAACCATCTTGGCCCCCCATGCGGTTGAAGCCTTGGTCAAGCAGCCCCCAGACAGGTGGCTCTCCAATGCTCGCCTGACTCATTATCAGGCCATGCTCCTGGACACTGATCGTGTACAGTTCGGGCCTGTGGTGGCGCTCAACCCTGCCACCCTACTCCCCTTACCCGAGGCTATGGAAACACATGATTGCCTCCAGATTCTAGCTGAAGTCCATGGCACCCGAAAGGATCTGACGgaccagcccctcatgggagcggACTACACCTGGTATACAGATGGCAGTAGCTTCCTGCACAATGGCGAGCAAAGAGCAGGAGCTGCAGTGACTAATGAGACAGAGGTAATCTGGTCCAAGAAGCTATCCCCTGGGACATCAGCTCAGCGGGCGGAACTCATCGCCCTGACTCAGGCTCTGCAGATGGCAAAAGGTAAGAAACTGAACGTTTATACCGACAGCCGCTATGCCTTTGCTACGGCCCACATACATGGTGAAATCTATCGGAGGAGAGGGCTCCTCACCTCCGagggaagagaaattaaaaataaacctgaaatacTGGCTCTGCTCAAAGCCTTGTTCCTGCCCCAAAAGTTGAGCATTATGCACTGCCCGGGTCACCAAAAGAATAATAGCCCGGTGGCAAGGGGAAACCAGCTGGCAGATCAAGCTGCTAAGGAAGCTGCCCTGGGAGAAAAAGAGACTGGGCCCATTCTCACCCTGAGCATATGGCCCccacaagaaaataataaacctatGGAGTACAGTTCTGAGGATCAGGAGCTGCTAAAGAAAATGGGGGCTACATGGGATCCACAGAAAGGGGCATATACCATGGACGAAAAAATTGTTATGCCCACTTCATATTCTCGCCACATAGTCCAATCCTTGCACTCACTGACCCATCTGAgcgaaaacaaaataaaaaccctctTAAATAATGAGCACCAACCGTATTTGTTACTAAACCAAGACAAGGTGTTGCGATCCATAATTAAAAATTGCTTAGTCTGTGCACAAGTAAATACCAGAAAAACTTATGCTGCCCCTGGAGTGCGCGTTCGAGGACATCGCCCTGGTATTCACTGGGAAATCGACTTCACGGAAGTAAAACCTGGACTCTATGGCTACAggtatttgttagtttttgtagacaCTTTTTCAGGATGGGTAGAAGCCTTCCCCACCAAGCACGAGACTTCGAATGTGGTCACCAAGAAACTACTTGAAGACATCTTCCCCAGGTATGGGATACCCCAGGTATTAGGCACCGACAATGGTCCAGCCTTCGTCTCCCAG CCCACCTCCAGGCACTCCAGATCGTTCAGAGAGAGGTCTGGAGGCCACTGGCTACAGCTTATCGGGAGCAGCTAG